Part of the Anopheles gambiae chromosome 3, idAnoGambNW_F1_1, whole genome shotgun sequence genome is shown below.
AATCGTGTTCCACGTGCCGAACAGGTGCACGAACCAGTACAGCAGCCGATAGCCGTGCAGGTAGGCCATACCGATCGCGTCCGGTCGCATCAGTATGGTGGTGCAGTACCGCAGCAAAGGGAACACCACGATCGCTCGGCTGTGCTGATCGTCCGGCGTCATCAGCAGCTGAACAATATCATCGGCTGTATCGTTGTACATCGTCATGAGACACTCGATCGCACGGTGATATGCTGCATTGTACAGTGTGCCGACGTCTCGCACCCGCATCTGGCAGAGCCCCAGTTGGGCCACACAAAATGCGTACCGCACGCCCACACGTATAACCTTTTGAAAGTAGCCCAGCTCTATCGTTTGTGCAAATGTGGCAAAATCGGACAACAGTTGCAGCGTCGCACATGTGTGCTGTTCGGCGGATGGTGTAAATGCGTTGACGTACAGTTCGCCCAGCTGATCGTACCAAACGTCCTGCGCAATTTTGCTCCCCATTTCTTCCAGTATTGGTTCCAGTTGCTTTCTTTTGACCGTTACCGGAGCACATTCGCACAGCACTAGCAGTGCGAGCAGCTCATACTCGGGAAGCAGCCGTTTGTACAAAGAATGGATCTGTACCCGATGCTCCCATATGCGCTCCGTTTCGATGAAATACGGTATCAACGAGGTCGACAAAAAGCTGTGCAGGGCCAGCTTCAGGATGTCGTTCACGTTGTAGCGCCTGGGAGCGGTCGGGTTCGCGATCGGGTGTGCCACATTGAACAACGCCTTAAAGCAAGCGACCTTCTTATCAAAGCTATACGAAGCTACTTCCGCAAACCGTTCCATCCCTGTTAGATCGTCTTTCTTCTTGTGGATAAACAAATAGCCTACGTTGCTGGGTCCGTCCAGAAAGCATTGCAACATTTCCACGTTCCCCGTTGCCGTGGTCACGCTGTACAGGGCTGCGAGCGAGCGTTTCACGTATCTGGATTTGTGCTTTGCCTCGTGTAGAATTACTGCCTTCGCGAGATCGACACGGTTTTGATTGACGGCATATTCTAGCGGCGAGGGACTGTTGTACTGTTTCGTATGCTGCATCAGATAGGTGATCAATTTCACCGGAGCTTGCTGATAGCAAGCGAGCTGTAAGGGCGTCATACCATCTTCGGTTTCGGCATCAACGTCCGGCTTCATGCATTCTGTGACCAACTGCACCATTTCGAGATTCCGGCTCATAACTGCATGGTGCAGTATGGTCCAACGTTTGCTGTCCGCCTGCTTTCTAATTTTAGCCTTCCATGTGCCTGCGTTTATGAGTTTCCGTAGCGTCTCGATGTCGCCCGTTACAACTGCCGCCCAGATGTTCGATTGATACACTTTACTGCCTTCCTGTTTGTTCATCGTCAAATGTGGGTGCTGGaatggaatttaaaaaaaatagagttTAGCACAATTGCGGCTACTGTTAAGGAAATTTACTACCGTGCGAGAAACTATAATGACTCTATAAACTATGCTAAACCATACTTACTTATGCTGCACAAAAACTACGCTTTATTGTGGAgtacttttttcaaaaaaaaaaggttcaaccCATTCCAGCACGCGAGTCCTCCTCCGCGAACAGTACGTGCACCGGCTTGTTTATGCCGACTGTGTACATTCCCGATACGCAAAGTTAGTCATCGCGATCTTGTACAGTGCCCAAGCTACAAATTCTGTATACAGTATGCTCTCGAGTTACGCAAACACTGTAACGATACCAATTTCTACAAACTAATTCGAGCAGTTTATGAGCTTAGCTGAAATGGTCTACAATctaagcacaaaaaaaaaaagaaaatgattcaaagcatttaatttttttcgtTCACAAATTTTTGTCCCAAGTGCCACAGATTAAACTTAAGCGACtgcaaaatcaaatatccatagaaaaaaacgaaggcGTCAGAGTCTCACTGGTTTGCTCAAAAGATGGCGTTTtataactcatcattatatgaATTTTATGCTGtccttttacagggttttccattccaattaacaactgtccactgtCTACTAGCAATcttcgatttgaaaaacacgattgtctaccacttacaaacaagtcaagccgttttcggtacactgtccatttcaatttcacaattgtcgtcttcgaaaacacacgtcagatgcggcacgggtttggctggaacgtgtaTCACTTGTCTGTAAGTATCACTTgacagttgttaattggaatggaaaaccctgtatggcAATGTGTTTCGCCTAGGTTCATCTAACATACCATGGTTATATATATCCTTCTAgatttccgagcaaaaatctataagAATAGCCGTGTGGAGTCATTTCAATATGTCTGCCGCTGGGGTTGAATATAATTCCTTGAAACCTTGCAAGCCCTACTGGTACTAAACTAAAATATCTACAGCAGaacgtcgtttatttgggcagctcgggaccggacggttagcgcgtaatcgatttgcacggataatggtctaAGAAATACCAAGTTcatataaaattataaaattcactagttttacgATTAATCTAACTTGAATCATTCGATAAATCGTTAGAAAAATTTTATTTAcatcaataactataggtttaaccactgttcatgaacaaaaatgaattttgaaaATACCCTGAGACACTACACAGCTGCACAAAAATCTGATTGCCCACTTgattatcgctgcaaatgtccgctgtacgtttgaacagctgtcacattcatgaaacgcACGGTTAAGCTGCtcccggttaatccgcccccggataattgACGTTCTACGGTGtatacccaagcgccacagattaatcttaaacgactggaaaattgaatatccatagaaaattggtttgatcaatagatggcgtattacaactcatcattatattgctatccttttcttgcaatgtgtttcgacaagtttcatcttatcatgacctatatagccttctaactttccgagcaaaaatctatatgaatggtcgtgtagtcagatacgtgggtatcaacaccaacgaccattactcaaatctcacttgcttcagtgctggtggtttccgttggagtttagtatttaaacaatcgtatcgccgttctagttctagcgatgcataacttcaatgcgaaaccatacaacagtacagaggaaatgagaaagctttcttccaagcgatgaagctcagctggttggggtatcccaccaacagatagcgccaccagcttttttgctatttttagaacgcatgagtcgtttgccgtctgctaaacgaagtctttctatattccgtttaggtagagtgcttgagtcgtttagaagccgtttagtggtcgtttagtga
Proteins encoded:
- the LOC3291763 gene encoding uncharacterized protein LOC3291763, giving the protein MNKQEGSKVYQSNIWAAVVTGDIETLRKLINAGTWKAKIRKQADSKRWTILHHAVMSRNLEMVQLVTECMKPDVDAETEDGMTPLQLACYQQAPVKLITYLMQHTKQYNSPSPLEYAVNQNRVDLAKAVILHEAKHKSRYVKRSLAALYSVTTATGNVEMLQCFLDGPSNVGYLFIHKKKDDLTGMERFAEVASYSFDKKVACFKALFNVAHPIANPTAPRRYNVNDILKLALHSFLSTSLIPYFIETERIWEHRVQIHSLYKRLLPEYELLALLVLCECAPVTVKRKQLEPILEEMGSKIAQDVWYDQLGELYVNAFTPSAEQHTCATLQLLSDFATFAQTIELGYFQKVIRVGVRYAFCVAQLGLCQMRVRDVGTLYNAAYHRAIECLMTMYNDTADDIVQLLMTPDDQHSRAIVVFPLLRYCTTILMRPDAIGMAYLHGYRLLYWFVHLFGTWNTIQLLPIGVPLRQIFTLKRAARDAVREAVLQGMKATDVKSLFFERLNLLPVPKELNKYLRYSDYSTIAYFLEHFETVMHALYEDEEDEAALEPVEDF